The genomic interval aaaaaaaaaatacaaaacccCAGTTAACTTCAAGCTTGTGATAATGAAACCATTTCTTCAAGCTAAAATAATCACTCTCTTAACACTCTTTTCCTTTGGCTTCATTTTGTACCAAACACCATGGCCTTTCACTCTATTTCTCTCAATACTATTCTCCTTCGTATACTCCTTTCTCAACCGGTGGCTAGTCCCCGGAGGTTTGGCTTGGTCAAAGTCAAACCACCGTTTCTCAAAACTCCAAGGCCCAATGGGCTGGCCCATCTTAGGGACTATACCCGAAATGGGCCCACTGGCTCATCGCAAACTGGCCAACTTGGCCGCTTCTTTCGACGCGAAACGCGTCATGGCGCTGAGCCTCGGCTTTACGCCAGTCATCATCAGTAGCCACCCGGAAACCGCCAAGGAAATCTTGGGTGGATCGTCCTTTACTGACCGTCCGATCAAGGACTCGGCTCGCTTGCTGATGTTCGAGCGAGCCATAGGTTTCGCTCCAGCCGGAACCTATTGGCGCCACCTTAGGAGAGTCGCAGCCGTTCATATGTTCTCCCCAAGGCGTATTGCCACTCTGGAGGGGCTCCGCCAGCGCGTGGCTGACGAAATGTTGGCGCGCGTGGGGCAAGAAATGGATGAGAGAGGTGTGGTGGTGGGTCTTAGAGGTATTTTACAAAAGGGTTCTCTTACTAATGTGTTGGAGAGTGTTTTTGGGAGTCGTTTGGGTTTAGAAAATCAAGCTGGTCAACGTTTAGGGGATATGGTCAACGAAGGATATgaattaatttccaaatttaatttGGAGGATTATTTTCCTCTAAAATTTTTGGACTTTTTTGGGGTCAAAAGAAAGTGCAACATATTAGCGGCTAAGGTCAATGATATCGTGAGTCAAATAGTAAAAGAAAGGAAAATATCATTTGGTACTACTGAATCTGAACCTGATGATAATGATTTTCTTAGTGCTTTGCTAGCTTTGCCAAATGAGGACCAATTAAGTGATTCGGACATGGTGGCTATACTATGGGTAAGCACTCTTTTTTTTACCTCATCAAACTACGAAACACAACCCACACACGTGTgactaaattataaaattttaaagtttaatttaacTCAAAGTAAAGTCCATGATCAAATCCCAAAAGAAAGAGTTAGCCTATGATATGACAAGACATCTCATTAGATACACCCaaacaaaaaagagaaaaagactTTTTTGGTATGTAAAGAAGGAACTCCCCTTTTCTGCTTTTGAGAGATAAAAGTTGTAGTGTTTCTTTTGAAGTTGATAGGTAGTGTTTTCTTTTGCAGCTTTGTTATCCTTAATAAGGCTTTATGATTTTGTCCTTTACGGGTATTTTACTTTCAAACAACTTGTTTTTTTATAACACTTACAGCCCAAAAAACCATTTGACTCATTAGTCAATCTTT from Cannabis sativa cultivar Pink pepper isolate KNU-18-1 chromosome 4, ASM2916894v1, whole genome shotgun sequence carries:
- the LOC115712101 gene encoding cytochrome P450 78A5, coding for MKPFLQAKIITLLTLFSFGFILYQTPWPFTLFLSILFSFVYSFLNRWLVPGGLAWSKSNHRFSKLQGPMGWPILGTIPEMGPLAHRKLANLAASFDAKRVMALSLGFTPVIISSHPETAKEILGGSSFTDRPIKDSARLLMFERAIGFAPAGTYWRHLRRVAAVHMFSPRRIATLEGLRQRVADEMLARVGQEMDERGVVVGLRGILQKGSLTNVLESVFGSRLGLENQAGQRLGDMVNEGYELISKFNLEDYFPLKFLDFFGVKRKCNILAAKVNDIVSQIVKERKISFGTTESEPDDNDFLSALLALPNEDQLSDSDMVAILWEMIFRGTDTVAILLEWIMARMVLHQDMQEKVQHEIDTCVGNNRHVRETDIPNLPYLQAIVKEVLRLHPPGPLLSWARLAVHDVHIDKHFIPAGTTAMVNMWAITHDPSIWEDPWAFRPERFMEEDVTIMGSDLRLAPFGSGRRVCPGKALGLATVHLWLARLLHQYKWLPAQPVDLSECLRLSMEMKNPVTCHVAPRLNNACP